ACATCCATTAATTCATCTATTATTTTTTCTCCTTCTTCGTTCTTTACTGCTTCTTGCACACATCCATGTGTATGACAATTCAAGATTTTAAATCCTACTTTTTTAAGTGCTCCTCTAATAGCACTGATTTGAGTCAATATATCTACACAGTATTTTTCTTCATCTATCATCCTTTGAATTCCGCGAACTTGTCCCTCAATCCTTTTTAAACGTAATTCTAAATCTTTTTTATCTCCGTCACATAAAGAATTCATCAAATCACCTCACTCTAATATTGAAAGATACCCCAATAAGGTATTAAGTAAAAGATATCATTTTAAAGTAAAATTGTCAAGTTACGTCATTGATCAGATTGATATCTATAATAATAATCAATATTTCATCAACAGATAATGCTGTTTATCCGCTAGCTAACTGCCACTATAACTAAGAACTCACTTTATCAAATAATGGGTGAAATAAGGGAGCAGCATAAACCACTCCCTATAATTTAGAATATTAAAATGTTTTGCGCACATTTTTATCCAAGCATTTATCCGATAAAGGATTGTATCAGATTGATTGTATCAAATTTTAATTACTTCTTAATATAACTGCAGTTAGCCCATCAAGAATTATACTATCACTATATAACTCAAAACCAGAAGGCTTTCTTATAGGTTCAATTCCAGCCTCTTTAGCATCTACTATTACTTCAGCATTCCGCAAATCAAAATCTAGAGATATTGCACGCTGTTTATCATCTGCATTTATGAATACATAATAGGCTTCTCCACCACTTGATTCAGCTCGATATGCGATTAGCAGATCAATAGATCTTATATCATCACTTGTAATTAAAGATACATTACTATTAATCAAATCAAAATTACTTAAGCGAAAAGCATCAGTAGATCTTCTAAGCTCAATCAAACCTTTTGTATATTTCATAGTTTCCCGATGGATACCTTCTCCCCTAACTTTGGACCAGTCAAACTTATTTATAATATCTGTAGAATCATAGGAATCATGTATGAAATATGGATAAGTGAAAGGCTCTCCATTTTCATCAATGCCTTTATGTGACTTATATGGGGCTTCATCAGTTTCAGCCCTGAATTGCTTTGTACGGCCATATTCCTGCCCAGCATGAATAAATGCCGTACCCTGAGCTGTTAAAAGCATAGTATTTCCAAGACGAATTCTTTTTTGAATTTCTTCCTGATGATAATCGGGGTCCTTTTGTATTGAAACAGCAATAACATCATGTAATGACAAATTATCATGTGCTGCTATATACTGTACTACATCCCCTGGATCTGTAGTTTTAAAGTTATGTGCTTGAGCTTTAAGATTATCAAAGATTTGTTCAATATTTCTTGCTCCTCCTGTAATAAATCGAGGCTGCCCTTCATTACCAAAGCCAGATTTTAATTCATTTCTAAACTCATCTGAAAAGACACCTACACTATCAGTGTATTGCATCCAATCCTGATCAGCAGGCATAATATCCCCAGCATTCTCATCTCCTACAAAAGTTCTCCAGCCCTCCCCAAGCATTATGATCTTTGGATTTAATTCTTTAGCTTTATCATAGGCCATTTGAATAGTTTCTGCATCATGATCTCCCATCATGTCAAAACGGAAGCCATCAAGCTTAAACTCTTCTACCCAGTAAGTAATTGAATCAAGTAATATCCTTCTACTCATATGATGAGTTGTTCCTAAACGACCACCACCAAAACTTGTTCTAGTACTACCATCAGCATCCATAAAGTGATAATAATTAGCTAGTAAATCCTCAAAGATAGTAACTCTGGCTGTATGATTATAAACTACATCCAGTATTACCCCCATCCCC
This sequence is a window from Halanaerobiaceae bacterium ANBcell28. Protein-coding genes within it:
- a CDS encoding metal-sensitive transcriptional regulator, whose translation is MNSLCDGDKKDLELRLKRIEGQVRGIQRMIDEEKYCVDILTQISAIRGALKKVGFKILNCHTHGCVQEAVKNEEGEKIIDELMDVLGKFTD